A single Tachypleus tridentatus isolate NWPU-2018 chromosome 9, ASM421037v1, whole genome shotgun sequence DNA region contains:
- the LOC143224754 gene encoding LOW QUALITY PROTEIN: thioredoxin domain-containing protein 11-like (The sequence of the model RefSeq protein was modified relative to this genomic sequence to represent the inferred CDS: inserted 1 base in 1 codon): protein MATANDMGKDKVKSKDPRGKFKSRLLKVMSTYGRELCFILAVLFTALAALHNGPPKTRKASPPQKFFSSSSLVSDYYLGSMQQLNGLLMEKEVSFVMYYAPWDSTCIETQEEFEAVARFFLTQVFFAAVNCWWXDGECRQKLQPDSYPVLIVHVRWATDIYYKGPLVREYMISFLDNVLNPMKTCYHEKEILELQAQHEAVLVSFFDFQASPEPRGYKQFYMVSLTALNIDPTRRLGFGIITTKKMALKLKITSSSTIVLYLWNGTEVYPDKRMDIKNILNWAYNRLQQVHLIKWICPLQSKSKMLSGLIENYPTLVLFTPRDLIRGVSPYYDLLREVVLDYYNCNSSTYITSVVQKLSQRRKQAEIDLQILREECSLVLEEPHLNENSKSDQEISNSNTSEVRDDRVIQMVSTVHKHQCQYFKAVLGYSDIGFPTTQFSGDLHENFTGLGCQTNITLKAIALDAVQFHTFPEHLGINIMEEKHQTAVLILDMKKETHYLLKEEIDKNSLMNFIANYTRGLLDRYLRSTIKETRECVMTPDSEHICVHEVTTDTFNRVVMNPDKDVLLLYYAPWCGFCKGTFHIYLTVAKYFSGISGILFARINADENDLPWEYTVEKYPTIIFFPAHRKAESMKFPQSLHLTTTNLLQFILTNAQFTVRWQAAAVMCNKKCVTQNFLHSLVEIRHHYIQQRSLLKQISFVHHKLYEMKLITDGKKRKKKHSLETVQQFQILEDYLKYLGLRIKNKRKAIIDTINLQDLLRRRLGSTLVEDTYKDLNKKTYLFLKNTLYKKTTEEGKKIKSSKSSGSLKQHLKNKKISRVREEL, encoded by the exons ATGGCGACCGCTAACGATATGGGGAAAGATAAAGTCAAATCGAAAGATCCACGTGGCAAATTCAAGTCTCGTTTGTTGAAAGTGATGAGTACATATGGCAGAGAACTGTGTTTTATATTGGCTGTTTTGTTTACGGCACTCGCAGCTCTACATAATGG CCCACCAAAGACTAGGAAAGCTAGTCCTCCACAGAAGTTTTTCTCGTCCTCTTCCTTAGTGAGTGACTATTATTTAGGCTCTATGCAACAACTGAATGGATTACTTATGGAGAAAGAAGTGTCATTTGTGATGTATTATGCCCCATGGGATTCCACTTGTATTGAAACACAGGAAGAATTTGAAGCTGTAGCTAGATTTTTTCTCACTCAG GTGTTTTTTGCTGCTGTGAACTGCTGGT CGGATGGAGAATGTCGACAAAAGTTGCAGCCAGACTCGTATCCCGTCCTCATTGTTCACGTGCGATGGGCGACAGACATATATTACAAGGGTCCTCTTGTCAGAGAGTATATGATTTCTTTTCTGGATAATGTTTTGAATCCAATGAAAACATGTTACCATGAAAAAGAAATACTGGAACTTCAAGCACAGCATGAG GCAGTTCTTGTAAGTTTTTTTGACTTCCAAGCTTCACCAGAGCCACGGGGGTACAAACAGTTTTATATGGTATCACTGACTGCTCTCAACATTG ATCCTACCAGAAGACTTGGGTTTGGCATCATAACTACCAAAAAAATGGCACTGAAGCTAAAAATCACATCTTCCTCTACAATTGTTCTATATCTGTGGAATGGTACAGAG GTGTATCCTGATAAAAGAATGGATATAAAAAACATTCTGAACTGGGCTTACAACAGGCTTCAACAG GTTCACCTGATAAAGTGGATTTGTCCATTACAATCAAAGAGCAAAATGCTTTCTGGATTGATTGAAAACTATCCAACTCTTGTTTTATTTACCCCTCGTGACCTAATCCGAGGAGTTTCTCCGTATTATGATTTG CTCAGAGAAGTTGTACTGGACTATTACAACTGTAACTCTTCAACCTACATTACATCTGTGGTGCAAAAGTTATCCCAGCGAAGAAAACAGGCAGAGATAGACCTTCAAATACTACGTGAAGAATGCTCTCTTGTTTTGGAGGAACCACATCTTAATG agaaTTCAAAATCTGATCAAGAAATATCAAACTCTAACACTTCAGAAGTGAGAGATGACAGAGTAATTCAGATGGTTTCTACAGTCCACAAACATCAGTGTCAGTATTTCAAGGCTGTCCTTGGTTACAGTGACATTGGTTTTCCAACTACGCAGTTTTCTGGTGATCTTCATGAAAATTTTACAGGACTTGGTtgtcaaacaaacattactttaaaagCCATTGCATTGGATGCTGTTCAGTTTCACACATTTCCAGAACACTTAGGAATTAATATAATGGAAGAAAAACATCAAACAGCTGTTTTGATTCTTGACATGAAA AAAGAGACACATTATTTACTGAAGGAAGAAATAGACAAAAATTCACTGA TGAATTTCATTGCTAATTACACCAGAGGATTATTGGACCGTTACTTGAGGAGCACGATTAAGGAAACACGAGAATGTGTAATGACACCTGATAGTGAACACATTTGTGTCCATGAAGTGACTACAGATACTTTCAACAGAGTAGTAATGAATCCTGACAAG gatgttttacttctttattatgCCCCCTGGTGTGGATTTTGTAAAGGTACCTTCCACATTTACCTAACTGTGGCAAAGTATTTCTCTGGAATCTCAGGAATTCTGTTTGCAAG AATTAATGCGGATGAAAATGATCTTCCCTGGGAATATACAGTAGAAAAGTACCCTACCATAATATTCTTCCCAGCTCATAG GAAAGCCGAAAGCATGAAGTTCCCACAATCATTGCATTTGACAACTACTAATCTTCTTCAGTTTATCTTAACTAATGCTCAGTTCACTGTGAGATGGCAGGCTGCAGCAGTGATgtgtaataaaaaatgtgttaCCCAGAATTTTTTACATTCTCTTGTAGAAATTAGACATCATTATATCCAACAAAGATCTCTTCTTAAACAGATTAGTTTTGTTCACCataaattatatgaaatgaaaCTTATAACAGAtgggaaaaaaaggaaaaagaaacattCTCTGGAGACAGTGCAGCAATTCCAGATACTAGAAGACTATTTGAAGTACCTTGGTTTacgtataaaaaacaaaagaaaagcaaTTATTGACACAATAAATCTTCAAGATTTACTTCGAAGAAGGTTGGGTTCAACTTTAGTTGAGGATACATACAAAGACCTTAATAAGAaaacatacttatttttaaaaaatacactttacaAGAAGACAACTGAAGAAGGAAAGAAGATAAAATCTTCAAAAAGCAGTGGAAGtttaaaacagcatttaaaaaacaaaaaaatatcgaGAGTGAGGGAAGAGCTTTAA